One Osmerus mordax isolate fOsmMor3 chromosome 25, fOsmMor3.pri, whole genome shotgun sequence DNA window includes the following coding sequences:
- the serpinh1a gene encoding serpin H1a, producing the protein MWMTKVLAVALLATVASAATAVSADKVLSNHATILADNSAKLAFNLYQNMAKEKGLENILISPVVVASSLGLVALGGKASTASQVKTVLSAEKVKDEQLHAGLAELLKEVSDPETRNVTWTISNRLYGPSSVNFAADFVKSSKKHYNCDHSKINFRDKKSAVSSINEWAAKSTDGKLPEVTKEVEKTDGAMIVNAMFFKPHWNEQFHHSMVDNRGFLVSRSFTVAVPMMHRTGMYGYYDDKVNKLYVLSMPLAHKKSSLVFFMPYHVEALDRLEKLLNKKQLDTWMGKLVETAVAVSLPKVSMEVSHNLQKHLGELGLTEAVDKSKADLSNISGKKDLYLANMFHASAMEWGTDGNPIDHSIFSSDKLKNPKLFYVDHPFIFLVKDNRTNSILFLGRMVRPKGEKMRDEL; encoded by the exons ATGTGGATGACAAAAGTGCTCGCTGTGGCCTTGCTGGCCACCGTAGCTTCCGCCGCCACTGCCGTCTCGGCCGACAAGGTCCTCAGTAACCACGCCACCATTTTGGCCGACAACAGTGCCAAACTGGCCTTCAACCTCTACCAAAACATGGCCAAGGAGAAGGGTCTGGAGAACATCCTCATCTCCCCAGTGGTGGTGGCCTCATCCCTGGGCCTGGTGGCCCTCGGGGGCAAAGCCTCCACGGCCTCGCAGGTCAAGACCGTCCTGAGCGCCGAGAAGGTGAAGGACGAGCAGCTGCACGCCGGTCTGGCAGAGCTCCTGAAGGAGGTGAGCGACCCCGAGACGCGCAACGTCACCTGGACGATCAGCAACCGCCTCTACGGGCCCAGCTCGGTCAACTTCGCCGCCGACTTCGTCAAGAGCAGCAAGAAGCACTACAACTGCGACCACTCCAAGATCAACTTCCGGGACAAGAAAAGCGCCGTGAGCTCTATCAACGAGTGGGCGGCCAAGTCCACCGACGGCAAACTGCCCGAGGTCAccaaggaggtggagaagacggACGGAGCGATGATCGTCAACGCCATGTTCTTCAAAC CCCATTGGAATGAGCAGTTCCATCATTCGATGGTGGACAACCGCGGCTTCCTGGTGTCTCGCTCTTTCACTGTGGCGGTTCCCATGATGCATCGCACAG GTATGTACGGTTACTACGACGACAAAGTCAACAAGCTGTACGTCCTGAGCATGCCTCTGGCTCACAAGAAGTCCAGCCTGGTGTTCTTCATGCCCTACCATGTGGAGGCTTTGGACAGGCTTGAAAAACTGCTGAACAAGAAGCAGCTGGACACCTGGATGGGAAAGCTGGTGGAGACGGCCGTGGCAGTGTCACTGCCCAAAGTCAGCATGGAAGTGAGCCATAACCTGCAG AAACACCTTGGAGAGCTGGGTTTGACTGAGGCTGTGGACAAAAGCAAGGCTGACCTGTCCAACATCTCCGGGAAGAAGGACCTGTACCTGGCCAACATGTTCCACGCTTCTGCCATGGAGTGGGGCACGGACGGCAACCCCATAGACCACAGCATCTTCAGCTCTGACAAGTTGAAGAATCCCAAACTCTTCTACGTGGACCATCCCTTTATCTTCCTGGTGAAGGACAACCGGACCAATTCCATCCTCTTCCTCGGCCGAATGGTTCGGCCCAAGGGCGAAAAGATGAGAGATGAGTTGTAA